The genomic window ccgccgtatacatacatacatacataacagtTCAGTCACCCTTCCCTGACAAGTGTAAATGTAAACAATTCCCTCATATTTCCCTTCATGACTAGCAACGAAAATAACATATCCAAACAGTCTAATAAACGCTCTTCATCTCCAAGAACACCAGTAGAGTTCACAAATAACAATTTTAACAACACCCACCCCCTCTTAATGCAATTTCCAATATATTAACTGTAacgaatacatatatgtatgtatatggtatTTCTGTGCAAACCTAATGAAGCGTCACTTTAATGAAGAATCGAGCCATTGCAGCAGAATTTACCGGGCGTTACAGCCACTTTGTTAGCTCAGTAGATGACCAAGTTTTGTTGTAGTCTTTAAAATGGTTTGCATTATCAAtcaaaaataaaagtcaaaatcaaaactgaaaattGGTCTTTTATGGAAaattaaatgttaaaaattttgattttaatgcAAAATTTATCATTTGTGTACACATTAAAAAATTTCCGTCAAAATTTTATAAGGGGCGATGGCCGAATTGCTGTCGCGCGAGAAGGAATTTATCAAATTGAATCAAGAACTGGACCAGCTGACCGTCAATTCATTGGATCAACAACTACAGCAACATAAAGAACAACATCATCGTGTGAACTGCAATAGTGTGGCTGAAAGCGGTAGTGGAGGCAGTGGTATTGGCACAGCCACTGGTAGTGGAATTTATAACGGTATATCCAAACAATCGACACTCAAGAATGAGTCACgttatttcacatacacaaaaTCCAAAGGACCAAGTACGTTATTGAAGAAACGTGCTAATGGTGGAACGACATCTTATTGTGTTGGTGGTGGCGTTGGCGCGGGGGGTGGCGCTGTAAACGGCACTGGTGCTGGTGATGGTAAGGCAGATATAATTAGCGATTTGCCAACAGAACGTAATAATACGCAGCGTCCAGTACGCAAAACTGTACAACATTCGACAACATCCACTACACCCAGTATGCGCCCAGATGGTGATGGCATTTTAACAGAGCATTCTGAGACACCAAAAACCACAAGAGCTAGTAGCACAATGCATAGGAAGCATGTTAAAAGTCCTGAAAGTACGACACGCACCTTTACACGAGGAAGTAATTGCAGTTCCCGTTCAAAAGAGTCCAATTTCACTGTAAAATATCGTAATCCCAAATTTGTGCAAAGCCCATCCCTAGAAGTATTGATACGTGATGAAGGCGCTGCAATGCGTACAAAAGGTAGTGCTGACTTGGATGAAACCATGTTAAATAATGACAGTTGTGCCTCACGACGTAAAATGGAAATGGGAAAGAAGCATTTTAGTGCCGACGGACTGATTAAGTAAGTATAAAGacaaaaatacaaaatcaacCCGTGAACCATGGGTGGGATGCATAATGCATTGACGATCTTCGGTTGCGTTACAAAGTAGCCTTAAGTGGGTACAACACCGGCTGTGCGATCAAAAATATTTCGTGCCATaagtgtgtgtgtatatgtggaTATGTACAACAAAATCATTCAAAACatgtaaattcaaatttttttttgcgaatatctcttgacagaagtCTACATTTGGATTATTGATACCGAGGACAAAACACATTTCCTGACGTCTTTCTCGGCATCTtctatttttttgataattttttagcTTCAGATACTTGGATCTTGGAACACATGTAGTTAGGAGCCTGATGACAATGCAGTATATAAGCGCAGACCATACTTCTATAGAAgaattacttaattggcgcttaaccgtttaaacggttatgcgtCAGTGGCTTCTTCGTTGGTTTAAATGGCGTCAATCTGGTTCCTTCTGGTGCTTCCAGTGGAGTTGGTAGCcgcaacgcgtagaggtccataaatctttccacAAACGTTTCCCTCGAATAATCCCAGAGCCATTAtttggtccatgcttctgcaccatatatcaggacgggtacgattgGTGAGTGGAGtacgattttcgtttgccgagaggtttacttttcaattgcctacctagtccaatgtAGCAATTACTGAAAAGAGTAATCTTTGATGGATTTCAAGGCTGatattgttgtttgtgttaatgctggtttccaaatgaacgaagtcttactatttcgaaatgaCGGTTACCAACATTGGTGTTCAGGACAGCAGGTAACTCGTTGTGTCCCCATtcagctacatacatatttacataataaatcttttggaacagTATGCTGGTTAAATAGTCTTTCTCTTCCACTTGGATAATTTGAGATGAAATCAGGTCAATGTAACACCTTCATTTTTTCTCTGGGGATACTTTACATAAACACCGCTTATCAGTATAAAGCCATTAAACTTTTCCACAGTTGACCTTGCTGGCCA from Eurosta solidaginis isolate ZX-2024a chromosome 3, ASM4086904v1, whole genome shotgun sequence includes these protein-coding regions:
- the LOC137247212 gene encoding testis-expressed protein 9, which encodes MAELLSREKEFIKLNQELDQLTVNSLDQQLQQHKEQHHRVNCNSVAESGSGGSGIGTATGSGIYNGISKQSTLKNESRYFTYTKSKGPSTLLKKRANGGTTSYCVGGGVGAGGGAVNGTGAGDGKADIISDLPTERNNTQRPVRKTVQHSTTSTTPSMRPDGDGILTEHSETPKTTRASSTMHRKHVKSPESTTRTFTRGSNCSSRSKESNFTVKYRNPKFVQSPSLEVLIRDEGAAMRTKGSADLDETMLNNDSCASRRKMEMGKKHFSADGLIKFLKSKIAILEEDHERISQEMSQQKEMLEKTLERNKKIEQQRDQAFAKHNAMAEQLNRTETQLDEMNRRIKERALDHCANQKELEAARREIKVLSQTNTNLEKRLYRANEELENTKAALALLKNAERELKESMRVDSETKDKQIKSLKKQRADLLNAYKKQLFLIDNLKRQNICMEQSKMINFGEKEFTKVLEWNTKL